A window of Chloroflexota bacterium contains these coding sequences:
- a CDS encoding FCD domain-containing protein, whose product MAYTGRIVREELAPGDFLPPEPIMGDEFGISRAVVREALRVLAARGLVGVHHGIGTIVREAHDWNVLDPGVTGAFHESPQFPALVDEMLEARRAVEVQAAALAARHAVPEHKRRIDEALAAIPTAIGDDPALFNQRDIELHAAILEATENRFLHRALSPLFPLLRTVIRLSTLGSESDPVAYATHAHGEIVAAIIREDADAAADAMSRHLLRTESDIRRAMDRLQKESGRGVPDRAGRRTDSTKSTEQSLVLEGGAHSES is encoded by the coding sequence GTGGCGTATACCGGCCGCATCGTGCGGGAAGAGTTGGCCCCCGGCGACTTCCTGCCCCCCGAACCCATCATGGGGGACGAGTTCGGAATCAGCCGTGCGGTCGTCCGAGAGGCTCTTCGGGTCCTCGCCGCGCGCGGCCTGGTGGGAGTTCACCACGGCATAGGCACGATCGTGCGCGAGGCGCACGACTGGAACGTTCTGGACCCTGGGGTCACCGGGGCGTTTCACGAGAGTCCGCAGTTTCCCGCGCTGGTGGACGAGATGCTCGAAGCACGACGCGCGGTTGAGGTCCAGGCGGCGGCGCTTGCCGCGCGTCACGCCGTGCCGGAACACAAGCGCAGAATCGATGAGGCGCTGGCGGCAATCCCCACGGCGATCGGCGACGATCCCGCGCTCTTTAACCAGCGAGACATCGAGCTGCACGCGGCAATCCTCGAGGCCACGGAGAATCGCTTCCTGCATCGCGCGCTCTCACCGCTGTTTCCGCTGCTACGGACCGTAATCCGGCTGTCGACCCTGGGCAGCGAATCGGACCCAGTGGCCTACGCGACCCACGCTCACGGTGAAATCGTCGCCGCCATCATCCGCGAGGACGCCGACGCGGCCGCGGATGCGATGTCGCGACACCTTTTGCGCACCGAGTCCGACATTCGCCGCGCGATGGATCGGCTCCAAAAGGAGTCGGGACGCGGCGTGCCGGACCGCGCCGGCCGGCGGACTGACTCGACCAAATCAACGGAGCAGTCGCT